A portion of the Clupea harengus chromosome 18, Ch_v2.0.2, whole genome shotgun sequence genome contains these proteins:
- the LOC116224587 gene encoding CD209 antigen-like protein A, translating into MLLREEYDNATAMTRTLEANLTETERMLIEQKNRNDNLTKEITELKGVRKCADDWKYFKGTFYHFSTDEKNWTESRDACVTLGGHLVIINSQQEMV; encoded by the exons ATGTTGCTGCGGGAGGAGTATGATAATGCCACTGCCATGACAAGGACTTTGGAGGCTAACCTTACAG AAACTGAAAGGATGTTAATtgagcagaaaaacagaaatgataaTCTCACCAAGGAAATCACCGAGCTGAAAG GAGTGAGGAAGTGTGCTGATGACTGGAAGTACTTCAAAGGAACATTTTACCACTTCTCCACTGATGAGAAGAACTGGACTGAGAGCAGAGATGCCTGTGTGACTTTGGGAGGACACCTGGTCATCATAAACAGTCAACAAGAAATGGTATGA